GGCGGCGTACCTCCACGAGCGCGGCGGCGACCTGGCGGCCGCGGCGAGTCTGTACGCCAGGGCCGCCCGGAAGGCACACGACCTCGCCGAACGCGACCACCTGACGCGCCAGGCAGCCCGGCTCAACTCCCGGCTGCGCGGCTGACGGGCGCGAGGCGTAGTTGATCCGCGCCGGCGGGCTCGGGGTGCCGGCCCGCCCACCACACAGACGCCGCCCTCGCCGACGGTCTCCTCGCGGCCAACCTGGTACGGCCGGGCCTCGCACCCCATCCCTTACGCTGGGGGATTCGTGAACGGCTCGGCTACGGGGACCATGGTGCGGACATGACGGCGGCAACCCGGTCGGACACTCCCGGTGCGGCGAACCGTGAGACCCGCCACGGCCCACTGATCACGACCCTGTTCGGCCTCTACGCGCGAGGTGAGGCCAACTGGCTCTCGGTCGCGTCCCTCGTACGCGTCATGTCCGACCTCGGCGTGGAAGCACCCGCGGTGCGCTCCGCGGTCTCACGCATGAAGCGCCGCGGCATCCTGGAAAGCGTGCGGCACGGGAGCAAGGCGGGCTACTCGCTCGCCGACTCCGCCCTCGGCACCCTCGCCGAAGGCGACGTACGGATCTTCGAGCGCGCCCGGGCCACGGTGGAGGACGGCTGGCTCCTGGTCGTGTTCTCCGTCCCCGAGACCGAGCGCGAGAAGCGCCACGAGCTCCGCACCTGCCTGACCCGGCTGGGCTTCGGCACCGCCGCCCCGGGCGCCTGGATCGCCCCGGGGAATCTGGCCACGGAGACACGGCGCACCCTGGAAAGCCGTCGGCTCACCGGCTACGTGGACATCTTCGGCGCGGAGCACCTCGCTTTCGGAGA
The DNA window shown above is from Streptomyces sp. Alt3 and carries:
- a CDS encoding PaaX family transcriptional regulator — its product is MTAATRSDTPGAANRETRHGPLITTLFGLYARGEANWLSVASLVRVMSDLGVEAPAVRSAVSRMKRRGILESVRHGSKAGYSLADSALGTLAEGDVRIFERARATVEDGWLLVVFSVPETEREKRHELRTCLTRLGFGTAAPGAWIAPGNLATETRRTLESRRLTGYVDIFGAEHLAFGDLRSKVSTWWDLDELTDMYADFLHRHSPLADASSWARATPREAFRAYVPMLTEWRRLPYRDPGIPLALLPADWKGSTAGALFDELDGILSERAREHALTVIHGAAR